A stretch of the Uranotaenia lowii strain MFRU-FL chromosome 3, ASM2978415v1, whole genome shotgun sequence genome encodes the following:
- the LOC129752008 gene encoding uncharacterized protein LOC129752008, which translates to MEYKLETVTKSYEKYRNLRFPLKIWILLNARGNRFLRWNRTKTLIELDREGTEAFLQRLDSIFRCKQLTTFFWLLDFYGFEPVTENESNLDENKNLLLYKHVSFNGENRAYFEQLLRSPRQREVIDQEQGGCSMHQARIVRNHKEMETGCSVEATRSQLSSNSFAQDKFNFLMETKSLELSIREAYANMAVGEDGVVPIIEVPGVYCDEPSADIPGYTKERKIAGNYGQVNLEDLKRFFGNYLPVYDDSVEAQNARDPEEAEQVDKSDDEFEFKADSPKIASPEKSVSPKSSPSPPPQVFNTLDTFNYNEETSSASGMAIENLEPILNFEVSNTIVPGGEPGEMELSFSINLPIPRAAATAATVEEEQPEPSTVIDDDSKCSELFNPAQFQLCADIRETFDLLNEF; encoded by the exons ATGGAATACAAACTGGAAACTGTGACCAAGTCTTACGAAAAGTATCGGAACCTTCGATTTCCGTTGAAGATTTGGATTTTGCTGAACGCGCGTGGAAACCGTTTTTTGCGCTGGAATCGAACGAAGACGTTGATTGAGTTGGATCGAGAAGGTACGGAGGCGTTTTTGCAGCGGCTCGATTCCATTTTCCGATGCAAGCAACTGACTACCTTCTTTTGGTTGCTGGATTTTTACGGATTTGAGCCggtgacggaaaatgagagcaaTTTGGACGAGAACAAGAATTTGTTGCTGTATAAGCACGTTTCTTTCAACGGAGAAAATCGAGCTTATTTCGAGCAGTTGCTTCGAAGTCCGAGACAGCGCGAAGTAATCGACCAGGAACAGGGCGGATGTTCCATGCATCAGGCTCGGATTGTTCGGAACCACAAGGAAATGGAAACGGGTTGTTCGGTGGAAGCGACCCGGTCCCAACTTTCGTCCAATAGCTTCGCCCAGGATAAGTTCAATTTTCTGATGGAAACCAAGTCCCTGGAGCTGTCGATTCGAGAGGCTTATGCCAACATGGCCGTTGGAGAGGACGGAGTGGTTCCGATTATTGAAGTTCCTGGAGTTTATTGCGATGAACCGTCTGCTGATATTCCAGGGTACACCAAAGAGCGTAAAATTGCTGGCAATTATGGTCAGGTCAACTTGGAAGATTTGAAGAGATTCTTTGGAAATTATCTACCGGTTTACGATGATTCTGTTG agGCTCAAAATGCACGGGATCCCGAAGAGGCGGAACAGGTCGATAAGAGTGACGATGAATTCGAGTTCAAAGCGGATTCCCCAAAAATTGCTTCGCCAGAAAAATCCGTTTCACCGAAATCATCTCCATCGCCACCACCTCAAGTGTTCAACACTTTGGACACTTTCAATTACAACGAAGAAACCAGCAGCGCTTCCGGAATGGCGATCGAAAATCTGGAACCAATCCTAAACTTCGAGGTTTCCAATACGATTGTCCCAGGGGGAGAACCGGGTGAAATGGAGCTGTCGTTTTCCATCAATTTGCCGATTCCGAGGGCGGCTGCCACTGCTGCTACCGTTGAGGAAGAGCAACCTGAACCAAGTACCGTCATCGATGATGATAGTAAATGCTCCGAGCTGTTTAATCCGGCCCAGTTTCAGCTGTGTGCCGATATCAGGGAGACGTTTGATTTgcttaatgaattttga